From Quercus lobata isolate SW786 chromosome 11, ValleyOak3.0 Primary Assembly, whole genome shotgun sequence:
TCCTTATTGATGGGCCTAACACTGAGAAAACAGCCGGACCTAACCTTGGTTTGAGAGGATATGAAGTTATTAATGATGCCAAGACCAAGCTTGAAGCTGCATGCCCTGGTGTTGTTTCTTGTGCTGATATTCTTGCTCTTGCTGCTCGTGATTCTGTCGTTCTGGTACTTGATCTCATGCTTTTATATATTCATCAGATTAATTTATTAGTATATATTTTACATGCTTTTACGAGTAATTAATcatattttgcatttttcttgtagacaaatggaccaaattggcaGGTGCCAACCGGACGCAAAGATGGTCGAGTATCATTGGCTTCTGATACTGCCGATTTGCCTGGCTTTACAGAATCCATTGATGCTCAGAAGAAGAAGTTTTCAGCGAAAGGTTTAAACGCTCAAGATCTTGTTACTCTTGTCGGTAAGCATCAACGCATTATcatttaataaatcattttttatatccCTAGCTACATGTTCAAGTATGTGTTTTACAGTCAAGAACTTTATAGTTCAGTGAACTACAATTCAAATCCTcgtcttttattattataactgTAGATTTACCCAAAAAGTACGTGTCCTAGTTTATTACATTTCATCTAACTTCTATTCATTTCAATTAACTATTGACTAGGTGGCCATACTATTGGAACTTCAGCTTGCCAGTTCTTTCAGTACAGATCGTATAACTTCACTACTTCTGGAAATGGTGCCGATCCTACAATCAACCCCAGTTTCCTTCCTCAATTACGAGCACTCTGCCCACAAAATGGTGATGCCACAAGGCGTGTTGGACTGGACACCGGTAGCCAAAACAGATTTGACTCATCTTTCTTCTCCAACTTGAGGACTGGCCGAGGAGTACTTGAGtctgatcaaaagttatggacTGACGCCTCCACCAGAAGTTTTGTTCAAAGCTTGCTTGGGTCAAATGCCTTCAATGTGCAGTTCGGAAAGTCCATGGTGAAGATGAGCAACATTGGCCTCAAGTCTGGTACTCAAGGTGAAATTCGCAAAGTGTGTTCTAAGATCAACTGATCAAAAGTGCTCCAAGCTAAGCCACGAAGGATGATTACAATtattcccacaaaaaaaaaaaaaaaaaagtattcaatttgttcttgaattttatttccattttgGTGTAAGCTCAGGAGATGAAAAACCGTATGtaatgaaaattctttatttaCTGGAGTAAGCCAATAGATCAAGGGTCCTTGAGAGAGATTTTCAATTTAATAACGAAAAGTAATTTTGACTTTACTACATGCGCTAGCTGATCATAGCTTATGATCAAACAcagaaaagtaaatttttttttaaaaaaaatatagtgtcTGCTCTGATAGTAGCACTGTCGAGCTACTATCAGGAGTAATGATGATGACACCTGCTCCTCCCCTCTTTTATGTCAATGATCCGTCCATTGGATTGTCTCTTCCTGGTTTTCTCCATCTTTGGGCATGgtaaactctgctatgaagtctGCTAGTGCTTGGCCTTTTATGGCCACCCTAGGTTTGTACTCGATGTCGAATTGACGGAGCTGGATGGCCCATTGTATCCTTCATCCTGTGGCTTCGGGtttattcatttctttcttgATGGACTGGTTTGTCATTATTATGATCGGGTTCGCCTGAAAGTATGGACGAAGCTTCCAAGAGGCCACTATTAGGGCGAATGTGATCTTCTCCATACGTGGGTATTTGGCCTTAGCCCCTTGGAAAGCTTGGCTGACATAATACACCGGGTGCTGCACTCTTTGTTCTTCCCTAATTAATGCTACGCTCACCGCAGTTGTGGATACTGCCAAGTATAGGAACATGTCCTCACCTTCCTTTGATGGGCTTAGGAGTGGAGGGTTGTTCAAGTAGCACTTCAGTTCTTGGAATGCTGCTTCACACTCATCCGTCCAAATGTAAACCTGCTTCAGGGTTTTGAAGGAAGGAAGACACTTATCTGTGGCTTTAGAGACGAACCTATTGAGGGCCGCAATCCTTCCTGTGAGTGATTGTAACTCCTTGACCATCTTTGGTGATGACATCTCGAGGATGGCCTTCACTTTCTTTGGATTGGCTTCTATTCCCCTTTGTGATACCATGAAGCTGAGGAATTTTCCCAAGGATACTCCGAATGCGCATTTGGTCTTGTTCAACTTCGTACTGTACTGCCTTAGTGTATCGAAGGTTTCTTTAAGGTCGTCCAGATGACTTTCTTCTtccttgctcttgacgagcatatcatcCATATACACTTCTACGTTTCTCCCGATTTGTTAGTTGAACATCTAGTTTACAAACCTCTAGTATGTGGCCCATGCGTTCTTCAACTCGAAGGGCATGACCTTGTAGCAATAAAGTCCCTGACTAGTGATGAAAACTGTTTTCTCCTAATCTTCCTCAGCCATTTGTATAtggttgtaccccgagaaaGCGTCAATAAAGGTAAGGAGTTTATGCCCTGCTATTGAGTCAACGAGCTAGTCGATCCTAGGCAAAGGGAAGCTATCTTTGGGGCAGGCATCATTTAGATCTGTAAAGTCCACGCATATTATCCATTTCCTATTCGTTTTCTTGACTATGATGGCATTGGCCAGCCACTCTAGATAGTATACTTCCCTAATAAAGTAAGCGACAAGTAATTTGTCCACTTCGTCCATTATAGTCTTGTTCCGTTCAGGGGTGAAAACCCTTCTTCTCTGTTCGATTGGTTTTCTTTCGGGATCCACCTTTAGGTGATGCTGAATGATACTTGCTGGTATGCTAGGCATATCCTCATGgctccatgcgaacacatccaggttgttctttaaaaaacttatgattttttctttcatcaaaggATCCAGGTTCGTCCCTACTTTAGTTGTCTTCGTTGGTTCCCTTTCCACCAACTCGATTGTTTCCAGAGCTTCCATGACCTTTGATGTCTTCTCCTTGATCATCCATGTATGATTTTCCTTTGAGACCAACACTGCTTGATAGCACTCTCGAGCTAGTACCTAGTCCGCTTTTATCTCCCCAACTCCCTGTTCCATCGGGAACTTCACCTTTAGGCAATAGGTAGATGTGGCTGCTTTCCAACGATTAAAAGTAGGCCTCCCTATGACGACATTATAGGACGAGGGGGAGTCTACTACCAAGAAATTGTGTTGGTTAGTTACTTGGAGAGGGTATAAGCTAGCTGTGACCATCAGCGTTACTATCCCTCTTGGGTACACCTTGTCTCCACTGAAATTGGCGAGGGGAGATTCGAACGGACGAAGTTTCTTCGGGTCTACCTTCAGCTATTGAAAAGTAGAGAGGTAAATGATGTCTACTGAGCTCCCGTTATCTACCAGGACTTGTCTGGTGTTGAAGCCTTCTATCATGAGCATAATGATTAGGGGGTTGTCTTGTGGTTGCTTCATTCCTCAAGCATCCTCTTTGAAAAAGACTATATCTAAGTTTTTCCTTCTTTAGTGTTTGGATGGGCGTATCGTATGGACACTGTTTACTTGTCTTTGCTGTGGCTTATTAAGGGACTTGAACGATCCTCCCGCGGTAGGTCCTCCATTGATCATCCTTATTTCTCCTATGGCGTCCCTTGGGCGATCTTGTGGACGATCTTTATTCCTGGGTTTTTCGTCTGATCTTGCCTGTGCCACTTGCTTTGCCTGACCAGGTCTGTCCTTCCTCACAAATTATTGTGACTTTcctttttggattaatttttctatttgttctttCAGATCCTTGAAATCCTCTGTGTAATGGCCATGATCTTTGTGGAAATGGCAATACTTCTTCTTGTCGCGAATGTTAGGCAAGGAGTGTAGCAATTTTGGCCATTTAAGGGCATGGTCATCTTTGATCTGCATCAAAATCTTGTTAACATGCTTAACTAAGGGAGTAAAATTTACCGTCCTTGAAAGCTTATCGTCACTCCTATTTATGGAGTCTCGGCTAGATGAAGGGGAGCTTCTCTCCCTCTTCCTACCTCTTTGCACGTCTCGGGtgcttcttctttccttttgtgGACCCTTATGTTCAATTGTAGCCAAAGCATCTTCAACGTTCATATATTTTTGGGCCTTTAACAACTTCTCTGCCATCGATCTAGGGGGATTTTTTGCAAGTGCGATCACGAAATCCTTTGACTTCAAGCTAGCATTAAACATTGTCAGTTGCACTTTGTCTTCCACCTCGTCTACCTCCAACACTTCCTTGTTAAATCTTTTCACGTAAGATCTCAGCGACTCCCCTTCTCCTTACTTGATTGTGAGGAGGTGATTTGCTGGTCTTTTTTGACGTTGACCACCAACGAAGTGGCAAATAAACGAGTTGCTGAGTTGCTCGAAGTCGTCAATGGACGAACGAGTGAGTTTGTTAAACCATACTCTCGCGGCCCCCTTGAGGGTGGTCGGGAAAGACCTACATAGAATTTCATTGAGGGTTTGATGTGAACTTAAGGTCATCTTGAAGGTCGTTAtatgatctagagggtccttcaAACCATTGAACAACTCGAGCGGGGGGAGACGAAACTTCAGCGGTAGGGGGCATTCCAGGACACTAGGGGTGAATGGAGAGTCAGTTCTTTTCACCATCCCATCCAGGTTCTTGTCCATCTTCTCCTTCATCGTGTTCTCGACCTTGTCCATTTCCTTCTGCATGCTCTTCAAGAGGTCATTGCTAGCTCTGTCTAATGGGTTTGCCCTTCTTGACCCATCTCTCCTATTGTTGTTCTCTTCGTTTTCATTCTTGTTGACGTCATGATTTTCCTCTTGTTGCAGCTGCAACCTCATCTCCTGATTTTGCCTGGTTAGTTATTCCACATTGTAGGGCCAAGGCTATTGGAACATGAGATGCGTCGGATTCCATCTGGGAGTCACAGAGGTTAGAGCTACGTTTTCAAACTGAGGTTTAAGAaatttcccacagacggcgccaaaatgatgatgccaaaatcgtcAGTCGAGGTGTTCGTCTTGATGGAAGGTGACTCAGGATCGCCCAAATGCCTACAAGAGAGAAAGATTCAAGTTGGAAAGGTCACCAGTGTGGTGCCAACCACTAGGCCTCTGATGATAAAGTCAGATGACAAGAAAAAGAATGGCCAATCGCTCTATCTGTGTTGTGAGTATAagaataaagacaaaaaaaaaaaaaaatgtacctcCCTTGGGACTTTGTGTTACCTATATATATGGCTTTCTTTTCTAGCCCTTGGGGGCATTCAATAGCAGTATCAATGTCTTTCTTGTAACGCCTCTGAATGGTTTGAAAGAGAAGATTCGGTGTCTCCTCAACGTTTGTGCTACTTATTGTTGATGTCTCCTCAACGTTTGGCTTAAATGGCTTTTCCCTACGTCTAGCGTGGACTCGCCTGGACAAAGGAAATTTACTGGACTCATCAGTTTTCCACATAAAACaatttgttcttctttctttgctttcattacTAACATCGATGTTACTCAAATACGTATCATTGATCTGCCAATGACAACCAAATGTATGAATAGTTAACGAATCAAAACCCAGTGCCTCATTAAATGTTCTTTAAGTTATAACTATCATGTACACCAAGTTTACACAGCAATATTAAAtctcaaaatacaaaataaggtAAGCTAATCTCGGTAACTAATAATTGATCAGAAACTAATAACTAAGCTATTGCCTCTTTCTTTTAACCTTTATTTTATTCCAATCAATATCAGTACCTATGTTCCACGTATAGTTGAAAAAAATTCCAAggattggagagagagagagagagagagagagagagatttcttAACACTAATAGTTGAAAAAAATTCCAAggattggagagagagagagagagagagagagagagatttcttAACACTAAATACTTTAGGAGTCtcttttgataattttcttAAGGATTGATTTGGAATATGCTCTTTAATCCTTTTTTCATGcagttatatatattattgatatacactttgcaaaaaaaaaaaaaaaaacttttcacaACTTTTTGAGTTTTGTAAATTACAAATAGCTCTAACATTAtgtttataattatatatatatatatatatatatttatatttttttttttacatacttcGATCTAGCTAATGGCGGCGCTATATTATAGTCAAGGCATTCAAACTAACaccttgaatttgaaaaaaaattatatactaaactaacttaattttattaatttgcatattttttatgtgatcttgatatatatatatatatatatatattttatttatttatttaatttcttttcttatttaattttttttttataatttaagttaCTTAGTGACTATCTTAGCAGACTATCTTAGCAGAGGTGCCATTGTTTTGATCACAATATGCTATTATAGTAAGTTTTGAAAAGTGTGTATACATAGCCTCCTCTTTTCAATCTCACCTATTAGTACAAAACAAATAGACATGAAATATTGTTTGTACACCTAGTTTGCCATGTTAAAAATGTTACTAACAACACTAAAGTTGATTccataaattcaaatatatatatatatatctatttattgTTGGGAGGACCACAATTTGACTCTCTACAACCATTTTAAAAACAGACCCGCATGGTGTGATGTCGAATGTCATAAAAGATTTCAATGTGCTTTCCTCATCACTAATTGATTTTGAGGTGGAATGGTACAGCTCATGGTTCGAAAAATGGTATTAGAGCTAAAGTCATGGGCTTGAGTCACAGGAGTGTCATTATGAGGGAGGGATTGTTGAGGgggaccacaatttgactccctacaaccactctaaaaacagGCCCGCGTGATGTGATGtcgaatgctataaaagatttgaatGTGCTTTCCTCGTCACCAATTAGTTTTGAGATGGAATGACATAGCTCACGAtctgacatatatatatatatatattaataagtaaaacttataataaaattttgagatgtgtctaaatttatgtggagaccacaccataattatccacttaaattttttaatttttgtgtcaagtgagttaatgagtgcaaaatactaataatttaatattaatgaactatacatttttttttttttaaaagaaaaccaatCACGTATACTCAATAAAAGTCTCCACATAATAAACATCACCACACgttttatcttattaaaaattagaaaaaaaatgatcataagtagtattaaatttaggtaagaattttaatgtGTAACTAATTACgcttgcttttaaaaaaaataataatttgactaattatatacattttttatgataaagattgtgtttaattttaaatatatctatacatatgcatgtgttacatactatttttaaaaaataatttgactaattatttatatttttataataaaaattgtgtttaattttaaatgtatctatgcGTTTGCATGAGTTACATGTTAGTAATACTAATgctagaaaaaaataataataataataataataaaaaaataatattttgacaatgaTTAAATTATAAGTTGCAATTAGTAACATGATGTTTATATGGGCTTACCAAAGACACAATTTCCATTTGCAGCATTTTAATAGTTGTGTAATAAagaaatgtgatttttttttttcatcttcccacttgtctataatatatataaaatccaaatatttaatttttatattgatttcttttaatatttatacATAAATGTTTGCAAGCTCAcatttccacatcatcattcttgtatataattttaatttagattaaattctataaggatcaCAACCCCATATATTTACACCCTTTAATAAAATCTTTCTACATCATATATGGTAGACCAAATAGTtccacatataaatataataaaataatacttaCTAAAAtcatcataattattaaattttatatataaaaaaataaagagagaaagaaacatattttgtcaataaattattgattggttcaaattgttaggttctaaaagttttaaacaattGGCAAACTGTGAGCACAAACTTGTCTAAGTATAGATCTTAGAGTTTATAGagtttattagacaatgctcaatgtgTTACAAGTCAGAACACAAGAGCATTTAAGCTGTAGAAAGGAGAATTCAAATTCAATGAAATCCGACCGATCGAAAATGTGATTCGACTgatcaaaaatcaaagaattcaAATTCAGTGAAATCTGActgatcgaaaattagattcgaccgatcgaaaattgTCGACATGAAATTTCTGTAGAATCTTATTTCAGCCCAAACTTTGCTTAAATGCTTTAGGTTTCAAGTGAAACACTTCTagtatagaaaagaaaaccctaactaCGTTTTTAGAGGGCTTTGAGAGACTTTGGAGGTGCTCTTGTGAGATTTAAAAGGTATTGTGCCTTCCTCTTTCAAAGTCACTATCGGAAATCATTCTTGTATCATTAGATCTAGTAGATCTGAAGTTGCTGCAGTAAGATCAACAACTGTtaatgatctaaaccttcaagggtggtcttggagtcacaaactaGAGAGTTTGCGTTGCTAAAatctttgagtgggatctcaaagtcagaAGCAAGGAGGATTGTGTTGctgtaaatccaagaagagaaggagcacgtggattcggagcttgcacatggttgtgttagtaagttactactagaggtagcaatagatttagggttaaatctgtttgtaaaaacttcaattctcttatagtggatttggtttaccttgaggatagttaggtcaaattcTCTCCCGATTTTTACCTGGAAATGGTTTGTTTCCTTGGTTTTCCTTggtattaggacatatgtgattcaatgttaggaacatatgtcactattttatataattggttaatcctttgacaaaatacactttacttgtatttgg
This genomic window contains:
- the LOC115969470 gene encoding peroxidase N1-like, with product MESARSIQTSLSVFLLLSLSVSYVHCQATRVGFYSKSCPRAESIVRSTVQAHFQSNPTVAPGLLRMHFHDCFVQGCDASVLIDGPNTEKTAGPNLGLRGYEVINDAKTKLEAACPGVVSCADILALAARDSVVLTNGPNWQVPTGRKDGRVSLASDTADLPGFTESIDAQKKKFSAKGLNAQDLVTLVGGHTIGTSACQFFQYRSYNFTTSGNGADPTINPSFLPQLRALCPQNGDATRRVGLDTGSQNRFDSSFFSNLRTGRGVLESDQKLWTDASTRSFVQSLLGSNAFNVQFGKSMVKMSNIGLKSGTQGEIRKVCSKIN